In Halothermothrix orenii H 168, the sequence TATGGGACTGAAGTGGAAACAATTAAACTGGCCAATAACCTTCATAGCAACCGTATTTTTGTAGGACAGACCCTGGTTATACCCCACCTTAAAGAAGGAAGGAAACATAATTTCAGGCTTAAAAAGGGAGCTTTTATATGGCCTGTGCTCGGCCGGATTTCTTCACCATATGGGTACAGGATCCATCCTATAACCAACAAACGTGAATTTCATGGCGGTATAGATATAGCTGTTCCTATTGGTACCAGAATTAGAGCTGCTGCCAGTGGTACCGTTATCCAGAGTGGCTGGATAAGGGGGTTTGGGAAAACCATAATTATTGACCATGAAAATGGTATCAGAACCCTTTATGCCCATAATTCACGTCTGTTAATAAGAGCCGGTCAAAAGGTGAAACTGGGGGATGTTATTGCACTGGCAGGGAGTACCGGGATGAGTACCGGTCCCCATCTGGACTTCAGGATTTATAATAAGGGGAAAACAGTGAACCCGATTAATTATTTACCTTAAATTATATTAGGAAATAAAATAAACTAAAAATTATATAGGAAATAACATAAACTAAGTCTGGAATATAACAATACTTTGTCAGGTTATCTATTATGATATTTTATCTGCTATAATATTTTTTGTTTTTCCTATACTTTAACAGGATTATATTTCTTAATTAAGAGAGGGTGAAGAGAGGGTAGAAGGGTAGGTTTTGACAAAAAATTAAAAGTTAATTTTAAAAAACACAGAGGGAACCGTTGAGTTCCTCTCTGTGTTTATATTTTGTATTTAATTAGAAATAAAATATTAAAGTAAAAAGATTTTATTTATTCTGCAGATGAGATTATATCCCTATCCAGGATTTTATCATAGGTTAACCTGTCTTTAAATTCTTCTTTTTTTCCCTTGTTCCACTGTGATACCGGGGTTAAAAAACCAACAACCCGGGAATAGACCTCACATTTCTGTCTCTTTTTTTCCATTACTATTCCTCCTTTTAATTTCTAATTCCCACATTGGATATATAAGGCGATATTTTTGATTTAAAATCCTCAAGTACATGAGGTGGAAATCCCTTTTTTGATTTAAAGGCACTATCCAGTGTATTATGTGGTTTAAAGTTCTGGATGAAATAACGACCTGCTCCTTTAATTAATTCAGCTATTTTTATCAGATCATTTTCTGTATGATAGCCAGGGATTACTGTTGTTCTGAATTCATAGTCTATATTTGAATTAAGCAGAATATTAATACTTTCTTTTATCTGATTATTATATTTAGAGCTTCCGGCCAGCAACCCATATCTGGAAAAAGGAGCCTTGATATCCATGGCAATATAATCAATTAAATTTTCCTTTACCAGTTTGTTTATTAGATCAGGTTTCGTTCCGTTGGTATCAAGCTTTATTTTGAATCCCATTTTTTTTATTTTTCTAATAAAAGGTTCTAACCCAGTCTGCAGAGTGGGTTCGCCACCGGTTATACAGACACCGTCTATTAATTTTTTTCTTCTCCTGAGAAATTCGAATAATAAATCCAGGGAAATAAAGTCAATATTTTTGTTGTTGTTTTTAACAAGACCTGAATTATGGCAGTAAGGACACCTTAAATTACAACCATAAGTAAAGACAACAGTTGATATTTTTTCAGGATAATCAATAAGGCTTGTTTTCTGTAAACCAGCTATCTTCATAGACCTCACCCGGTTTTCTCTACTTTATATCCAATTTCTGCATCACATTTGGGGCAATATTCATGCTCTCCTGGTAGATATCCATGGATTGGACATATACTGAAGGTAGGGGTTATTGTATAATAGGGGAGTTTAAAGTTTTCAGCAATTCTTCTGACAAGGAGTTTAGTACTGGTGGTTGAAGGTAATTTTTCACCTATAAAGCCGTGGAAAACAGTTCCCCCAGTATAACGTGTCTGCAAAGGATCCTGTAATTTCAGGGCTGTAAAAATATCATCTGTATATCCTACAGGTAAATGTGTAGAATTTGTATAATAAGGATCGGCATTTTCATTACGTACTCTTTCTTCATTTGCTGTAATAATATCACTAAATCTTTCCTTATCAAGCCTGGCAAACCTGTATGAAGTACCTTCGGCAGGAGTAGCTTCCAGATTATAGAGTTGTCCAGTTTCTTCCTGGTATTTAACCAGTCTTTCTCTCATCCTGTCCATTATTTCAAGGGCAAATTCTCTTCCTTTCTGACTGCCAATATCTTTGCCTATAAAATTTATGATAGCTTCATTCATACCATTAAGACCAATAGTATTAAAGTGGTTTTGCCAGTAGTTGTCAAATCTCTTTTTAATATCCCTGAGATAGAATTTGGAATAGGGGTAAAGACCGGATTCAGTAAGTTTTTCTAATACTTTTCTTTTGATCTCCAGACTTTTTCTGGCAATATCCATTAGATGAAAGACCCTCTGCATAAATTCTTCTTTATTACTGGATAAATAGCCTATCCGTGGCATATTAATGGTGACAACTCCAATTGACCCGGTCATAGGATTAGCACCGAATAGGCCGCCTCCCCGTTTTCTTAATTCCCGGTTATCAAGTCTGAGGCGGCAGCACATAGAACGGGCGTCTTCCGGGTTCATATCACTATTAATAAAGTTACTGAAATATGGTATTCCGTACTTGGCAGTCATTTCCCATATAGGTTCAAGAACAGGGTTGTCCCAGTTAAAATCACTGGTAATATTATAAGTTGGAATAGGAAAGGAGAAGACCCTTCCCTTAGCATCCCCCTCAAGCATAACTTCGGCAAAAGCACGATTTAACATATCCATTTCTTTCTGGAATTCCCCAAGGGTTTTATCCATGGGTTTCCCCCCTATAATAGCCGGTTGATCAGCAATGGCTGGAGAGGGTGTTAAATCCATTGTAATATTGGTAAAAGGGGTCTGGAAACCAACCCTGGTGGGGACATTCATATTATAAATAAACTCCTGCATGGCCTGTTTAACATCTTTATATGAAAGGTTATCATAATATATGAACGGGGCCAGATAGGTGTCGAAGTTGGCAAAGGCCTGGGCTCCAGCTGCTTCCCCCTGAAGGGTATAAAAAAAGTTTACTATTTGTCCCAGGGCTGTTCTAAAATGTTTTGGAGGTTTACTTTCTACTTTGGTAGAGACCCCACCAAAACCTGTTAGAAGAAGATCCTGCAAATCCCAACCACAACAATAAACGGAAAGATTACTTAAATCATGAATATGTAAATCTCCATTAAGATGATGTTCTCTAACCTCTTTGGGATAGATTTCCTGTAACCAGTATTGAGCTGTAATTTCCGATGAAATATGGTTATTAAGTCCCTG encodes:
- a CDS encoding peptidoglycan DD-metalloendopeptidase family protein, producing the protein MIISSPVLATTLKLGDRGREVKKVQQILRDLGYDIEVDSVFGYRTKQVVQAFQLNNGLDVDGIVGDKTLNLLHEMVEETKYIVNKGDTLSEIALKTGSTVQAIKDRNNLKSSKIYTGQKLYIPKTGIGGGKDGILYDRIIHVVQRGDALYNLAKRYGTEVETIKLANNLHSNRIFVGQTLVIPHLKEGRKHNFRLKKGAFIWPVLGRISSPYGYRIHPITNKREFHGGIDIAVPIGTRIRAAASGTVIQSGWIRGFGKTIIIDHENGIRTLYAHNSRLLIRAGQKVKLGDVIALAGSTGMSTGPHLDFRIYNKGKTVNPINYLP
- the nrdD gene encoding anaerobic ribonucleoside-triphosphate reductase encodes the protein MEKKRQKCEVYSRVVGFLTPVSQWNKGKKEEFKDRLTYDKILDRDIISSAE
- a CDS encoding anaerobic ribonucleoside-triphosphate reductase activating protein, which encodes MKIAGLQKTSLIDYPEKISTVVFTYGCNLRCPYCHNSGLVKNNNKNIDFISLDLLFEFLRRRKKLIDGVCITGGEPTLQTGLEPFIRKIKKMGFKIKLDTNGTKPDLINKLVKENLIDYIAMDIKAPFSRYGLLAGSSKYNNQIKESINILLNSNIDYEFRTTVIPGYHTENDLIKIAELIKGAGRYFIQNFKPHNTLDSAFKSKKGFPPHVLEDFKSKISPYISNVGIRN
- a CDS encoding ribonucleoside triphosphate reductase, with product MVGKIKKRDGRLVPFKHEKIKNAVMKAAQAVGRNDVEEIGEEITREIISYLNIFFKDEGVPTVEQVQDLVEKVLIEKGYAETAKAYILYREQHAKLRNTKKLFSDAINTINRYLDKSDWKVNENSNMGFSLQGLNNHISSEITAQYWLQEIYPKEVREHHLNGDLHIHDLSNLSVYCCGWDLQDLLLTGFGGVSTKVESKPPKHFRTALGQIVNFFYTLQGEAAGAQAFANFDTYLAPFIYYDNLSYKDVKQAMQEFIYNMNVPTRVGFQTPFTNITMDLTPSPAIADQPAIIGGKPMDKTLGEFQKEMDMLNRAFAEVMLEGDAKGRVFSFPIPTYNITSDFNWDNPVLEPIWEMTAKYGIPYFSNFINSDMNPEDARSMCCRLRLDNRELRKRGGGLFGANPMTGSIGVVTINMPRIGYLSSNKEEFMQRVFHLMDIARKSLEIKRKVLEKLTESGLYPYSKFYLRDIKKRFDNYWQNHFNTIGLNGMNEAIINFIGKDIGSQKGREFALEIMDRMRERLVKYQEETGQLYNLEATPAEGTSYRFARLDKERFSDIITANEERVRNENADPYYTNSTHLPVGYTDDIFTALKLQDPLQTRYTGGTVFHGFIGEKLPSTTSTKLLVRRIAENFKLPYYTITPTFSICPIHGYLPGEHEYCPKCDAEIGYKVEKTG